The following coding sequences are from one Streptomyces sp. NBC_01232 window:
- a CDS encoding MarR family winged helix-turn-helix transcriptional regulator, with amino-acid sequence MHDLSHGDDAAAVNDLRSAVMRLGRRLKHQRVDESLSPTEMSVLGTLARCGQATPGELARREHVQPPSMTRIVALLEAKGLVTLEPHPDDRRQKVVRQTEEAEAMLEESRRKRNAFLAGLAAGLTEDEWAKLRAAAPVLEKLAHL; translated from the coding sequence ATGCATGACCTTTCCCATGGCGACGATGCTGCCGCCGTGAACGACCTCCGCTCCGCCGTCATGCGGCTGGGGCGACGCCTGAAGCACCAGCGCGTCGACGAGTCGCTGAGCCCGACCGAGATGTCGGTCCTCGGCACCCTCGCCCGCTGCGGCCAGGCCACACCCGGTGAGCTCGCCCGGCGCGAGCACGTCCAGCCGCCGTCGATGACACGCATCGTCGCGTTGCTGGAAGCCAAGGGACTGGTCACGCTGGAACCGCACCCCGACGACCGCCGCCAGAAGGTGGTCCGCCAGACGGAGGAGGCCGAAGCGATGCTCGAAGAGAGCCGCCGCAAGCGCAACGCCTTCCTGGCCGGGCTCGCGGCCGGGCTGACCGAGGACGAATGGGCCAAGCTGCGCGCGGCCGCACCCGTCCTCGAGAAGCTCGCGCACCTGTAG
- the thpR gene encoding RNA 2',3'-cyclic phosphodiesterase has protein sequence MRLFAAVLPPDGAVTELARAVDAVHDDRLTWTGRAGWHFTLAFMGEVRDEVLPELHTRLERAAHRTAPFTLRLHGCGHFGERALWAGAAGDLPALRMLAERADAAARRAGVPMDQHHRYTAHLTLARNRSTATPLRPYLDALADFEGTPWQVGTLSLVRSNLPVSGVPGEQPRYETVGAWPLGG, from the coding sequence ATGAGACTGTTCGCAGCCGTCCTCCCGCCGGACGGGGCCGTCACCGAGCTGGCCCGGGCCGTCGACGCGGTGCACGACGACCGGCTGACGTGGACCGGCCGGGCTGGCTGGCACTTCACCCTCGCCTTCATGGGCGAGGTACGGGACGAGGTGCTCCCCGAACTGCACACCCGCCTGGAGCGGGCCGCCCACCGCACGGCCCCCTTCACCCTGCGGCTGCACGGCTGCGGCCACTTCGGGGAACGCGCCCTGTGGGCCGGCGCCGCCGGCGATCTCCCCGCCCTGCGGATGCTCGCCGAACGGGCCGACGCCGCCGCCCGGCGGGCCGGTGTACCGATGGACCAGCACCACCGGTACACCGCGCACCTCACCCTGGCGCGCAACCGCAGCACCGCCACCCCGCTGCGCCCCTACCTGGACGCCCTCGCGGACTTCGAGGGCACGCCCTGGCAGGTCGGCACGCTCAGCCTGGTCCGCAGCAACCTCCCCGTCAGCGGGGTGCCGGGCGAGCAGCCCCGCTACGAGACCGTCGGGGCCTGGCCGCTGGGCGGCTGA
- a CDS encoding cation-translocating P-type ATPase encodes MTQRAGTESEGPEPGGGTAAPAIDAGAELDPVHPVRPPAPRFKPAGLSTAEVAERVARGEVNDVPVRSSRSTTDIVRANVFTRFNAIIGVLWVIMLIVAPIQDSLFGFVIVANTGIGIIQELRAKKTLDGLAVIGETKPSVRRDGRTAEISTSEIVLGDVIELGPGDKVVVDGAVGEADGLEIDESLLTGEADPVLKKPGDLVMSGSFVVAGGGAFTATKVGREAYAAQLAEEASRFTLVHSELRSGISTILKYVTWMMIPTSIGLIISQLLVKDNNLKDSIARTVGGIVPMIPEGLVLLTSVAFAIGVIRLGRQQCLVQELPAIEGLARVDVVCLDKTGTLTEGGMDVTELRPLGGAEASYVKKVLGALGESDPRPNASLQAIIDAYPDSAAWRCTESLPFSSARKYSGASFSEGDGENNTWLLGAPDVLLPAGDPALDEINDLNEQGLRVLLLARSARELDDAAVASGVRPTALVVLEQRLRPDAADTLRYFEDQDVKAKVISGDNAVSVGAVAGKLGLPGAENTVDARGLPTDRAEMAEVLDENSVFGRVSPQQKRDMVGALQSKGHTVAMTGDGVNDVLALKDADIGVSMGSGSEATKAVAQIVLLNNSFSTLPSVVAEGRRVIGNITRVATLFLTKTVYSVLLAILVVCSQVEYPFLPRHLTLLSTLTIGIPAFFLALAPNKERAKPHFVKRVMRYAIPGGVIAAVATFVSYLIARHHYTGQGALEAESSAATLTLFLTSMWVLAIIARPYTWWRVALVGAMGGAFLIVLVVPWLQDFFQLKLVGVTVPWIAVGVAVGAAFLIEFTFRWVDRKFPA; translated from the coding sequence ATGACGCAGCGGGCTGGAACCGAATCCGAGGGACCGGAGCCGGGTGGCGGGACGGCCGCCCCCGCCATCGACGCGGGAGCGGAGCTGGACCCCGTACACCCGGTGCGACCGCCCGCACCCCGCTTCAAGCCGGCCGGGCTCAGCACCGCCGAGGTCGCCGAGCGTGTCGCGCGGGGCGAGGTCAATGACGTTCCCGTCCGGAGCAGCCGCTCCACCACCGACATCGTCCGCGCCAACGTCTTCACCCGGTTCAACGCGATCATCGGCGTGCTCTGGGTGATCATGCTGATCGTCGCACCGATCCAGGACAGCCTCTTCGGCTTCGTGATCGTCGCGAACACCGGCATCGGCATCATCCAGGAGCTGCGCGCCAAGAAGACCCTCGACGGCCTCGCCGTCATCGGCGAGACAAAACCCAGCGTCCGCCGCGACGGCCGCACCGCCGAGATCTCCACCTCCGAGATCGTCCTCGGAGACGTCATCGAACTCGGCCCCGGCGACAAGGTCGTCGTCGACGGGGCCGTCGGCGAGGCCGACGGCCTGGAGATCGACGAGTCCCTGCTCACCGGCGAGGCCGACCCCGTCCTGAAGAAGCCCGGCGACCTGGTCATGTCCGGGTCCTTCGTCGTCGCCGGCGGCGGCGCCTTCACCGCCACCAAGGTCGGCCGCGAGGCCTACGCGGCCCAGCTGGCCGAAGAGGCCTCCCGCTTCACGCTCGTCCACTCCGAGCTGCGCTCCGGCATCTCCACCATCCTCAAATACGTCACCTGGATGATGATCCCGACCTCGATCGGCCTGATCATCAGCCAGCTGCTCGTCAAGGACAACAACCTCAAGGACTCCATCGCCCGCACCGTCGGCGGCATCGTCCCGATGATCCCCGAGGGGCTCGTCCTGCTGACCTCCGTGGCCTTCGCGATCGGCGTCATCCGGCTCGGCCGCCAACAGTGCCTGGTCCAGGAACTGCCCGCCATCGAAGGCCTCGCCCGCGTCGACGTGGTCTGCCTCGACAAGACCGGCACCCTCACCGAGGGCGGCATGGACGTCACCGAGCTCCGCCCGCTCGGCGGCGCGGAGGCCTCGTACGTCAAGAAGGTGCTCGGCGCCCTCGGCGAGTCCGACCCCCGGCCCAACGCCAGCCTTCAGGCGATCATCGACGCCTACCCCGACAGCGCGGCCTGGCGCTGCACCGAGTCCCTGCCGTTCTCCTCCGCCCGCAAGTACAGCGGCGCCAGCTTCAGCGAGGGCGACGGAGAGAACAACACCTGGCTGCTGGGCGCCCCCGACGTGCTGCTCCCCGCCGGGGACCCGGCCCTCGACGAGATCAACGACCTCAACGAACAGGGACTGCGGGTCCTCCTGCTGGCCCGCTCCGCCCGCGAACTCGACGACGCGGCCGTCGCCAGCGGCGTACGGCCGACCGCCCTCGTCGTCCTGGAGCAGCGGCTGCGCCCCGACGCCGCCGACACCCTGCGCTACTTCGAGGACCAGGACGTCAAGGCGAAGGTCATCTCCGGCGACAACGCGGTCTCCGTCGGCGCGGTCGCCGGCAAGCTGGGGCTGCCGGGCGCCGAGAACACCGTGGACGCCCGGGGGCTGCCCACCGACCGGGCCGAGATGGCCGAGGTCCTCGACGAGAACTCCGTCTTCGGACGCGTGAGCCCGCAGCAGAAGCGGGACATGGTCGGCGCCCTCCAGTCCAAGGGCCACACGGTCGCCATGACGGGCGACGGCGTCAACGACGTGCTCGCCCTCAAGGACGCGGACATCGGCGTGAGCATGGGCTCCGGCTCGGAGGCGACGAAGGCGGTGGCCCAGATCGTCCTCCTCAACAACAGCTTCTCGACGCTGCCCTCGGTGGTCGCCGAAGGCCGCCGGGTCATCGGCAACATCACCCGCGTGGCCACGCTCTTCCTCACCAAGACGGTCTATTCGGTGCTGCTGGCCATCCTGGTGGTCTGCTCCCAGGTCGAGTACCCGTTCCTGCCGCGCCACCTGACGCTGCTGTCCACCCTCACCATCGGCATCCCGGCGTTCTTCCTGGCCCTGGCCCCGAACAAGGAACGCGCGAAACCGCACTTCGTGAAGCGGGTCATGAGGTACGCGATCCCCGGCGGCGTCATCGCGGCCGTCGCCACCTTCGTGTCGTACCTGATCGCCCGCCACCACTACACGGGCCAGGGCGCCCTCGAGGCCGAGTCCAGCGCGGCCACACTGACCCTGTTCCTGACCTCCATGTGGGTACTGGCGATCATCGCCCGGCCGTACACGTGGTGGCGGGTGGCTCTCGTCGGCGCGATGGGCGGGGCGTTCCTGATCGTCCTCGTCGTGCCCTGGCTGCAGGACTTCTTCCAGCTCAAGCTGGTGGGCGTGACGGTGCCGTGGATTGCGGTGGGCGTCGCGGTGGGCGCCGCGTTCCTGATCGAGTTCACCTTCAGGTGGGTCGACCGCAAATTCCCGGCGTAG
- a CDS encoding GDSL-type esterase/lipase family protein, whose protein sequence is MRFMFVGDSMTIGRAGDCTWRYRMWQHLGSTFDGPHRIVGPRCELYDTATDAPTSHAYADPGFPEHARRHLAGWGEGWQHMAPLIGPALAATGADVLLVSLGLIDLGFYTDAEQTAANARRFVAEARAARPGVRMVLLPVIPNSRAEEDAPFAAEVARFNELLAKAVADLTTEASPILLAARPEAYDIHHDTYDGTHPNASGEHRLAGEFAAVLHQAWGIGGPYRREPGP, encoded by the coding sequence ATGCGTTTCATGTTCGTCGGCGACTCCATGACCATCGGACGCGCCGGCGACTGCACCTGGCGCTACCGGATGTGGCAGCACCTCGGCTCGACCTTCGACGGCCCCCACCGGATCGTCGGTCCGCGCTGCGAGCTGTACGACACCGCCACCGATGCGCCCACCAGTCACGCGTACGCCGACCCGGGCTTCCCGGAGCACGCCCGCCGCCACCTGGCCGGCTGGGGCGAGGGCTGGCAGCACATGGCCCCCCTCATCGGCCCCGCGCTCGCCGCCACCGGTGCCGACGTGCTGCTGGTCTCCCTCGGGCTGATCGACCTCGGCTTCTACACCGACGCCGAGCAGACCGCCGCCAACGCCCGCCGGTTCGTCGCGGAGGCCCGCGCCGCCCGCCCCGGTGTCCGGATGGTCCTGCTGCCGGTCATCCCGAACAGCCGGGCCGAGGAGGACGCCCCCTTCGCGGCCGAGGTGGCCCGCTTCAACGAGCTCCTCGCGAAGGCCGTCGCCGACCTGACGACCGAGGCCTCGCCGATCCTGCTGGCCGCGCGCCCGGAGGCGTACGACATTCACCACGACACTTACGACGGCACTCACCCCAACGCCTCCGGCGAGCACCGGCTGGCGGGCGAGTTCGCGGCCGTCCTGCACCAGGCGTGGGGGATCGGCGGCCCCTACCGGCGGGAGCCGGGGCCGTAA
- a CDS encoding NCS2 family permease: protein MSTPAPAPAATTPEPSPKEPSGGLDRYFKISQRGSTVAREVRGGFATFFAMAYIIVLNPIILGSAKDMYGHQLDAGQLVTATVLTAAFTTLLMGVIGNVPIALAAGLGVNTVVALQLAPRMSWPDAMGMVVLAGFVVMLLVATGLRERVMSAVPLGLRKGIAIGIGLFIMLIGLVDAGFVSRIPDAAHTTVPLQLGTTGHLDGWPVLIFVIGVLLTLALLIRRTPGAILISIVVMTLVAVVVQLVAEVPDSGWGLTVPEWPGNPVAAPDFGLVGEVSLFGGFGKVGMLTGILFVFTVLLSCFFDAMGTILGVGDEAKLIDRKTGEFPGINRVLLVDGLAVASGGATSSSATTCFVESTAGVGEGARTGLANVVTGGLFAVALFLTPLATMVPSQAATPALVAVGFLILAGSVKDIDWSDFTIAVPAFLAMVMMPFTYSITNGIGIGFISFCALRLATGRGRGVPVAMYVVSAVFVFYYAMPALGLAQ from the coding sequence ATGAGCACCCCGGCCCCCGCCCCCGCAGCCACCACCCCGGAGCCCTCCCCCAAGGAACCCTCCGGGGGGCTGGACCGCTACTTCAAGATCTCCCAGCGCGGCTCGACCGTCGCCCGCGAGGTCCGCGGCGGGTTCGCGACCTTCTTCGCCATGGCGTACATCATCGTGCTCAACCCGATCATCCTGGGCAGCGCGAAGGACATGTACGGGCACCAGCTCGACGCCGGCCAGCTGGTCACGGCCACCGTGCTGACGGCCGCCTTCACCACCCTCCTCATGGGTGTCATCGGCAATGTCCCGATCGCGCTCGCCGCCGGCCTCGGCGTGAACACGGTCGTCGCGCTCCAGCTCGCCCCGCGCATGAGCTGGCCCGACGCCATGGGCATGGTGGTCCTGGCCGGCTTCGTGGTGATGCTGCTGGTCGCCACCGGCCTGCGCGAGCGGGTCATGAGCGCCGTCCCGCTCGGCCTGCGCAAGGGCATCGCCATCGGCATCGGCCTGTTCATCATGCTGATCGGCCTGGTCGACGCCGGCTTCGTCTCCCGCATCCCGGACGCCGCGCACACCACGGTCCCGCTCCAGCTCGGCACCACCGGTCACCTGGACGGCTGGCCCGTCCTGATCTTCGTGATCGGCGTGCTGCTCACCCTCGCGCTGCTGATCCGCAGGACGCCGGGCGCGATCCTGATCTCCATCGTGGTCATGACCCTGGTCGCCGTCGTCGTCCAGCTGGTCGCGGAGGTCCCCGACTCGGGCTGGGGCCTCACCGTCCCCGAGTGGCCGGGCAACCCGGTGGCCGCGCCCGACTTCGGGCTCGTCGGCGAGGTCAGCCTGTTCGGCGGCTTCGGCAAGGTCGGGATGCTGACCGGCATCCTGTTCGTCTTCACCGTGCTGCTGTCCTGCTTCTTCGACGCCATGGGCACGATCCTCGGCGTCGGCGACGAGGCGAAGCTGATCGACCGGAAGACCGGCGAGTTCCCCGGGATCAACCGGGTCCTGCTGGTCGACGGCCTGGCCGTGGCCTCGGGCGGCGCCACCTCCTCCTCCGCGACCACCTGCTTCGTGGAGTCCACGGCCGGGGTCGGCGAGGGCGCCCGTACGGGTCTGGCGAACGTCGTGACGGGCGGCCTCTTCGCCGTGGCGCTGTTCCTCACCCCGCTCGCCACCATGGTGCCGTCGCAGGCGGCCACCCCGGCGCTCGTGGCGGTCGGCTTCCTGATCCTGGCGGGCTCGGTCAAGGACATCGACTGGAGCGACTTCACGATCGCCGTCCCGGCCTTCCTGGCCATGGTGATGATGCCGTTCACCTACTCGATCACCAACGGCATCGGCATCGGCTTCATCAGCTTCTGCGCGCTGCGCCTGGCGACCGGCCGGGGACGTGGGGTCCCGGTGGCCATGTACGTGGTGTCGGCGGTGTTCGTCTTCTACTACGCGATGCCCGCCCTGGGCCTCGCGCAGTAG
- a CDS encoding aldo/keto reductase translates to MKYTQLGRTGLKVSRLVLGTMNFGPQTGEPESHSIMDSALDAGINFFDTANVYGWGENKGRTEEIIGTWFAQGGDRREKTVLATKVYGSMYREADTWPNYDRLSALNIRRAVDASLKRLQTDYIDVYQFHHVDRLTPFEEIWQAVEVLVQQGKILYAGSSNFPGWKIAQANETAARTGRLGLVSEQCIYNLAERRAEMEVIPAAQAYGLGVIPWSPLHGGLLGGVIKKEVEGGRRASGRSAEALANTAVRAQVQAYEDLLDKHGLEPGEVGLAWLLTRPGVTGPIVGPRTQEQLDSALRAVELELPEEVLTGLDEIFPGPGASPEAFAW, encoded by the coding sequence ATGAAGTACACGCAGCTCGGACGCACCGGCCTCAAGGTCAGCCGACTCGTTCTCGGCACCATGAACTTCGGCCCCCAGACCGGGGAGCCCGAAAGTCACTCGATCATGGACTCCGCCCTCGACGCGGGCATCAACTTCTTCGACACAGCCAATGTGTACGGGTGGGGCGAGAACAAGGGCCGCACCGAGGAGATCATCGGCACCTGGTTCGCCCAGGGCGGCGACCGCCGCGAGAAGACGGTCCTCGCCACCAAGGTGTACGGCTCCATGTACCGCGAGGCCGACACCTGGCCCAACTACGATCGTCTGTCGGCGCTGAACATCCGGCGGGCCGTCGACGCCAGCCTCAAGCGGCTCCAGACCGACTACATCGACGTCTACCAGTTCCACCACGTGGACCGGCTGACCCCCTTCGAGGAGATCTGGCAGGCCGTCGAGGTCCTGGTCCAGCAGGGCAAGATCCTCTACGCGGGCTCCTCCAACTTCCCCGGCTGGAAGATCGCCCAGGCCAACGAGACCGCGGCCCGCACCGGCCGGCTCGGCCTGGTCAGCGAGCAGTGCATCTACAACCTCGCCGAGCGCCGCGCCGAGATGGAGGTCATCCCGGCCGCCCAGGCGTACGGGCTCGGCGTCATCCCGTGGTCCCCGCTCCACGGGGGCCTGCTGGGCGGGGTCATCAAGAAGGAGGTCGAGGGCGGCCGCCGCGCCTCCGGCCGCTCGGCGGAGGCGCTGGCGAACACCGCCGTAAGGGCGCAGGTGCAGGCGTACGAGGACCTGCTGGACAAGCACGGCCTGGAGCCGGGCGAGGTCGGACTGGCCTGGCTGCTGACGCGTCCCGGGGTCACCGGTCCCATCGTCGGGCCGCGCACGCAGGAGCAGCTCGACTCGGCGCTGCGCGCGGTGGAGCTGGAGCTCCCGGAGGAGGTCCTGACGGGCCTGGACGAGATCTTCCCCGGTCCCGGGGCGTCGCCGGAGGCCTTCGCCTGGTAG
- a CDS encoding MFS transporter: MSTGTGADSAPGHISTPTTAATAQAVAAPAGKSSMFSSLRIRNYRLFATGQVVSNTGTWMQRIAQDWLVLSLTGSASAVGITIALQFLPMLMFGLYGGVLADRLPKRPLLLATQSAMGLTGIALAALTLAGHVQVWHVYLAAFALGLVTVVDNPARQTFVPEMVGKDQVANAVSLNSANFQSARLVGPAIAGVLITAFGSGWAFLLNGLSFAAPVAGLLMMRTHELHPVEPRPRAKGQLREGLRYVAGRPELIWPIALVGFIGTFGFNFPIWLSAYVSDVFHGDAGTYGLFNTLIAVGSLAGALLAARRGQSRLRVLVAAAVLFSVLLLVTAFAPGFWLFAALLVPIGIFGLTVNVTANSSVQIATDPEMRGRVMALFMMVFTGGTPLGAPLLGWITDTYGARIGMAAGGAISLAASVAIAVVLARVGNLRLSVNRHGVTFVPAAIEHRRPSEDEEPQAQAPAGAPHPATLAA, from the coding sequence TTGAGTACGGGAACCGGAGCAGACTCCGCACCCGGCCACATATCCACCCCCACTACCGCCGCGACCGCCCAGGCCGTCGCAGCACCCGCGGGCAAGAGCTCCATGTTCAGCTCGCTGAGGATCCGGAACTACCGGCTCTTCGCAACCGGCCAGGTCGTCTCCAACACGGGCACCTGGATGCAGCGCATCGCCCAGGACTGGCTGGTCCTCTCGCTGACCGGTTCCGCCTCCGCCGTCGGCATCACCATCGCCCTGCAGTTCCTGCCGATGCTGATGTTCGGCCTCTACGGCGGCGTACTCGCCGACCGGCTGCCCAAGCGGCCGCTGCTCCTCGCCACCCAGAGCGCGATGGGCCTGACCGGCATCGCCCTCGCCGCCCTCACCCTGGCCGGACACGTCCAGGTCTGGCACGTCTACCTCGCCGCCTTCGCCCTCGGCCTGGTCACGGTCGTCGACAACCCGGCGCGGCAGACCTTCGTCCCCGAGATGGTCGGCAAGGACCAGGTGGCCAACGCCGTCAGCCTGAACTCCGCCAACTTCCAGTCCGCGCGGCTGGTCGGCCCGGCGATCGCCGGTGTACTGATCACCGCCTTCGGCTCCGGCTGGGCCTTCCTGCTGAACGGACTGTCCTTCGCCGCGCCCGTCGCCGGCCTGCTGATGATGCGCACGCACGAGCTGCACCCGGTCGAACCCAGGCCCCGCGCCAAGGGACAGCTGCGCGAAGGCCTGCGCTACGTCGCCGGCCGCCCGGAGCTGATCTGGCCCATCGCCCTCGTCGGCTTCATCGGCACCTTCGGGTTCAACTTCCCGATCTGGCTCTCCGCCTACGTCAGCGACGTCTTCCACGGGGACGCGGGCACCTACGGGCTCTTCAACACCCTGATCGCGGTCGGCTCCCTGGCGGGCGCCCTGCTCGCCGCCCGGCGCGGACAGTCCCGGCTTCGGGTGCTGGTGGCCGCGGCCGTGCTGTTCTCGGTCCTGCTCCTGGTGACCGCCTTCGCGCCCGGCTTCTGGCTGTTCGCCGCCCTGCTCGTGCCCATCGGGATCTTCGGCCTGACGGTCAACGTCACCGCCAACTCCAGCGTGCAGATAGCGACCGACCCCGAGATGCGGGGCCGGGTCATGGCCCTGTTCATGATGGTCTTCACCGGTGGCACCCCGCTGGGCGCCCCGCTGCTGGGCTGGATCACGGACACCTACGGCGCGCGGATCGGCATGGCCGCGGGCGGTGCGATCTCCCTGGCCGCCTCCGTCGCGATCGCGGTCGTCCTCGCCCGGGTCGGCAACCTCCGGCTGAGCGTGAACCGGCACGGCGTGACCTTCGTCCCCGCCGCGATCGAGCACCGGCGGCCCTCGGAGGACGAGGAGCCGCAGGCGCAGGCCCCGGCCGGCGCACCGCACCCGGCTACGCTCGCCGCATGA
- a CDS encoding DUF2530 domain-containing protein, which yields MAKWTAKHEAPEPLEGPVVATVTGGTILWFALFLVQLPFYGWFADRGQLWWVWTCAAGGFLGLIGIWYVRGRDAALKRHAAERAAEAEAEAAGQAGQAGQDGQAGQDGQDGQAGRDGRPGPQV from the coding sequence ATGGCGAAATGGACTGCGAAGCACGAGGCGCCCGAGCCCCTTGAGGGCCCTGTCGTCGCCACCGTCACAGGTGGCACGATCCTGTGGTTCGCCCTCTTCCTCGTCCAGCTGCCCTTCTACGGGTGGTTCGCCGACCGGGGTCAGCTGTGGTGGGTCTGGACCTGCGCGGCCGGCGGATTCCTCGGCCTGATCGGCATCTGGTACGTGCGGGGGCGGGACGCTGCCCTCAAGCGCCATGCCGCCGAGCGGGCGGCCGAGGCCGAGGCGGAGGCTGCCGGACAGGCCGGACAGGCCGGGCAGGACGGGCAGGCCGGGCAGGACGGGCAGGACGGGCAGGCCGGGCGGGACGGGCGGCCGGGCCCGCAGGTCTAG
- a CDS encoding WD40 repeat domain-containing protein: MRLPMPPAAASAAVAVTAALAAALAVLPGPALAAETPTASSFTLSDPRIKESSGLAASRIHPGVYWTHNDSDDGPYIYAVDSATGRTVARVTLTGIGKPRDVEAISLGPDGQLYVGDIGDNRGGTWDHVWIYRFPEPKQLGDATVKATQFTVKYAEGARNAEALMVHPVTGRVYIASKDENKGGLYEGPAELSTGGTNVFRRVADVPWVTDGAFSPDGTRLTLRGYFTARTYPWKDGLPVGEGERVDAPWQGQAESVTYTADGSTLMFGAEGEGSRVIAVPVAAAAAPSASPQPGSPSGASPATEPTGGFGKGALVLAACLILVFGAKRLLRRRGGN; the protein is encoded by the coding sequence ATGCGCCTGCCCATGCCGCCCGCCGCCGCGTCCGCCGCCGTCGCCGTGACCGCCGCCCTCGCCGCCGCCCTCGCCGTGCTGCCGGGCCCGGCCCTGGCGGCGGAGACCCCCACCGCGTCCTCCTTCACCCTCTCCGACCCGCGGATCAAGGAGTCGAGCGGCCTGGCCGCCAGCCGGATCCACCCCGGTGTGTACTGGACGCACAACGACAGCGACGACGGCCCGTACATCTACGCGGTGGACTCGGCCACGGGCAGGACGGTGGCCAGGGTGACGCTGACGGGCATCGGCAAGCCGCGCGACGTCGAGGCGATCTCGCTCGGTCCGGACGGGCAGCTCTACGTCGGGGACATCGGCGACAACCGCGGCGGCACCTGGGACCACGTGTGGATCTACCGCTTCCCGGAACCGAAGCAACTGGGCGACGCGACCGTCAAGGCCACGCAGTTCACCGTGAAGTACGCGGAGGGGGCGCGCAACGCGGAGGCTCTGATGGTGCATCCGGTGACGGGGCGGGTGTACATCGCGAGCAAGGACGAGAACAAGGGCGGCCTGTACGAGGGCCCGGCCGAGCTGTCGACGGGCGGCACGAACGTGTTCCGGCGGGTCGCCGACGTGCCGTGGGTGACGGACGGGGCGTTCTCCCCGGACGGCACCCGGCTGACCCTGCGGGGCTACTTCACGGCCCGCACCTACCCGTGGAAGGACGGCCTGCCGGTGGGTGAGGGCGAGCGGGTGGACGCGCCGTGGCAGGGCCAGGCGGAGTCGGTGACGTACACGGCGGACGGCTCCACGCTGATGTTCGGCGCGGAGGGCGAGGGCAGCCGGGTCATCGCGGTCCCGGTGGCCGCGGCCGCCGCCCCGTCGGCGTCGCCGCAGCCGGGCTCCCCGTCGGGCGCGTCCCCGGCGACGGAGCCGACGGGTGGCTTCGGCAAGGGCGCGCTCGTCCTGGCGGCCTGCCTGATCCTGGTCTTCGGAGCCAAACGCCTCCTCCGCCGACGCGGCGGCAACTGA